GTCGCCCGAGGAAGCCTACGTCGCGCTGCCGCGCCCGGGCGGCGACGCCTGGCTGCGCATCGACCGCACGAGCGGCGAGGCCGAATACGAACTCACGGACCGCGGCTGGGTCTCCTATTTCAACGACCTGCACAAGGGGCGCCACACGGGCACCGCCTGGAGCTGGTTCATCGACATCTTCGCGGCGGCAGCACTGCTCTTCTCGATCACGGGCCTCTTCATCCTGAAGATGCACGCGGCCAACCGGCCCACCACGTGGCCCATCGTGGGCCTCGGCATCGTGATCCCCGTCGTGCTGGCGCTGCTCTTCATCCACTGAATCACCACTTCCCTCCCACGAGGACTTCCCATGCGAATGCGCTACACCGTTGCCATGACCGCCGTGATGGGCGTGCCGTCCGTGTTCGCGGCCGACCTGACCGTGAAGGTCGAGATCCCGCGCCTCACCGTCGCCGAGTACCACCGTCCCTACACCGCGCTGTGGATCGAGAAGGCCGACCAGTCGTTCGCCGCGAACCTGTCGGTCTGGTACGACCTGAAGATGAAGAACAACGAGGGCACCAAGTGGCTCAAGGACATGCGCCAGTGGTGGCGCAAGAGCGGCCGCGAGCTGCAGATGCCCGTCGACGGCCTGAGCGGCGCCACGCGCGCGCCCGGTGAACACACGCTGACGTTCGGAGGTGCCAAGTCGCCGCTCGACAAGCTGCCGGCCGGCGAATACGCCGTGGTGGTCGAGGCCGCCCGCGAGGTCGGCGGCCGCGAGCTGGTGCGTGTGCCGTTCACGTGGCCGCCCACCGCCGCGCAATCGAACCAGGCCAAGGGCGAACACGAACTCGGCGCCGTCTCGGTCGCCGTCAAGCCCTGATCGATCCGTTCTCCCACCCGAGGAACAAGACATGAACCACCTGATCTCCCGCGCCGCCGCCCCGATCGCCCTGGCCCTCGCCGCGCTGCTGCCCCTGTCCGCCCAGGCCCACCGCGGCTGGATGCTGCCGTCGGCCACCGTGCTCTCGGGCAACGACCCGTGGGTCACGGTCGACGCCGCGATCTCGAACGACCTCTTCTACTTCGAGCACAACGCGATGAAGCTCGACGGCCTGCTGGCGTTCGCGCCGGACGGCTCGAAGGCCACGCCCGAGAACCTCGCCACCGGCAAGTACCGCAGCACCTTCGACCTGAAGCTCGTGCAGAAGGGCACGTACAAGCTCGCGATGGTCAACGACGGCCTGATGGCCAGCTGGAAGGTGGGCGGCGAGAACAAGCGCGCCCGCGGCACCGCCGAGTCGCTCGCGAAGGAGATCCCCGCGAACGCCGAAGGCCTCAGCGTTTCGCGCAACCAGTCGCGCCTGGAAGTGTTCGTCACGTCGGGCAAGCCCACCGACACCGTGCTCAAGCCCACCAACCAGGGCCTGGAGCTCGCGCCCATCACCCACCCGAACGACCTGTTCGCCGGTGACACCGCCTCGTTCCGCTTCCTGCTCGACGGCAAGCCGGCGGCCGACGTCGAGGTCACCGTGATCCCCGGCGGCGTGCGCCACCGCGACGCGCTCGGCGAGATCAAGGTGCGCACCGATGCGGAGGGCAAGTTCAGCGTCAAGTGGCCGTCGGCCGGCTTCTACTGGCTGAGCGCCACGCACGGCGCCGCGCAGCGTCCGGCTCCGGGCGCGGCACCGGCGGGTCCCGCCGGCACGCTGGACAAGCCGGCGCGCCGCGCGAGCTACTCGACCACGCTCGAGGTGCTGCCGCAGTGACGATCGCACGATGAGGCGTGTCCTCGTCCCTGCCGACATCGACCCCGCGGGCCCGGCCCTCGGCGGGCACCTGCACCTGGTGCAGGGGCGGACGATGGGCACGACCTGGTCGGTGCGGTTCGTCGGCCCGGCAGACGCCGACCTGGCCGCGCGTTCGCGTGGCATCCAGGCGGTGCTCGACGCCGTGGTCGCCGAGATGAGCACGTGGGAGGCGGGGTCCGACCTCTCGCGCTTCAACCGCGCGCCCGCCGGCCACTGGCAGACGCTGCCGCCCGATTGCTTCGAGGTGCTGTCCTGCGGCCTCGACGTCGCACGGCGCAGCGGCGGGGCCTGTGATCCCACCGCCGGACGCCTGGTGGACCTGTGGGGTTTCGGTCCCGAAGGCCGCCACGACCAGCCCGGCTTCCAGCCTCCCACCGAGGCGGACGTGCGGGCCGCGCGCGAGGCGAGCGGGTGGACCCGCCTCGAGATCGGCGCCGCGTCGCGCCGCGTGCGCCAGCCCGGCGGGCTGTCGCTCGATTTCTCCGGCATCGCGAAGGGCTTCGGCGTCGACCAGGTCGCGCGCCACCTGCTGCGCCTCGGCGTGCGCGACCACCTCGTCGAGGTGGGCGGTGAACTGCGTGGTGCGGGCGTCAAGCCCGATGGGTCGCCGTGGTGGGTCGACCTCGAGGTGCCGCCCGTTTTCGCGGCGTCGCTGGAGGCCACGCGGGTCGCGCTGCACGGCCTCTCGGTCGCGACCTCGGGTGATTACCGCCGCCACTACGAGCGGGACGGCGTCCGCCACGCCCACACCATCGACCCGCGTGACGGCCGGCCCGTGCGCCATGGCGTGGTGTCGGTGACGGTGCTGCACCGCGACTGCCTGTGGGCCGACGCATGGTCCACGGCGCTGACGGTGCTGGGCGCCGACGCGGGCCTCCCGCTCGCCGACACCGAAGGCCTGGCGGCGCACTGGATCGAACGGGGCGCCGACGGACAACCGGTGGAACGCTGGAGCCGCGCGTTCGAGGACCTGATGACATGAGCGTCTTCGAATGGGGAAGCGCCGCGGCGCGCCAGGGGGCCGCGGCCGCCGTGGTGCTGTTCTGGCTGCTGCTGTGCATCTCGATCGCCCGGGCGCAGCGGCGTGCCCGGCAGGGTGTGGTGCAGGCCGCGGCCGGTTCGGGCGTGCCGGTGCTGGTGGCCTACGCCAGCCAGACCGGTTTCGCCGAACAGGTCGCGCGCCAGACGGCCGATCTGCTGCACACCGCCGGCGTGCCGTCGCGGCTGCTGGCGCTGTCGAGTGTCACGGCCGACGACCTCGCCGCCGCCGAGCGGGCGCTGTTCATCGTCAGCACCTGCGGCGAAGGCGACCCGCCCGACAACGCCGCGGCATTCGTGCGCCGCGTGATGACCGACGGGCGCACGCTGCCGAACCTCCACCATGGTGTGCTGGCGCTGGGCGACAGCGAGTACCGCCACTTCTGCGGCTTCGGCCGCTCGCTCGACGGCTGGCTCGCCGGCACCGGCGCGTCGCCGCTCTTCGAACGCATCGAGGTCGACAACGCCAACGAGGCCGCGATGGCCGAGTGGCATCACCGGCTGAGCCATCTCGCCGGCACGAGCGACCTGCCCGACTGGCAGGCGCCGGCCTGGGAGCCGTGGCGCCTGCTCGCACGCGAGCACCTGAACCCGGGCAGCGCCGGCGGGCCCACGTTCCACCTGGAACTCGCGCCGTCGTCCGGTGTGGCGGCCGACTGGCGCTCGGGCGACCTCGTGCAGGTGCGGGCCCCGGCCGATCCCTCGCGTCCGCGCGAGTACTCGATCGCCTCGATCGCGGCCGACGGCCGCGTGCACCTGCTCGTGCGCCAGGAGCGGCACCCCGACGGGTCGCTCGGCGTGGCCTCGGGCTGGCTCACCGAACAGGCCGAGGTGGGCGCTTCGATCGACCTGCGGCTGCGGCCGCACGCGAACTTCCAGCTGGGCGACAACGCCACGCGGCCGCTGATCCTCGTGGGCAACGGCACCGGCCTGGCCGGCTTGCGGGGCCACCTGCGCGCGCGTGCGGCGGCCGGCGCGGGCCGTTGCTGGCTCGTGTTCGGTGAACGCCAGGGCGCGTTCGACGCGTACTACCGCGACGAGATCGAGGGCTGGCTCTCGAGCGGCGTGCTGGCCCGCGCCGACCTCGTGTTCTCGCGCGACACGCCGCAGAAGGCCTACGTGCAGGACCGCCTGCGCGAGGCCGCGGCCGACGTGAAGGCCTGGCTCGACGACGGCGCCGCGGTGTACGTGTGCGGCAGCCTGCAGGGCATG
This genomic stretch from Piscinibacter gummiphilus harbors:
- a CDS encoding sulfite reductase subunit alpha translates to MSVFEWGSAAARQGAAAAVVLFWLLLCISIARAQRRARQGVVQAAAGSGVPVLVAYASQTGFAEQVARQTADLLHTAGVPSRLLALSSVTADDLAAAERALFIVSTCGEGDPPDNAAAFVRRVMTDGRTLPNLHHGVLALGDSEYRHFCGFGRSLDGWLAGTGASPLFERIEVDNANEAAMAEWHHRLSHLAGTSDLPDWQAPAWEPWRLLAREHLNPGSAGGPTFHLELAPSSGVAADWRSGDLVQVRAPADPSRPREYSIASIAADGRVHLLVRQERHPDGSLGVASGWLTEQAEVGASIDLRLRPHANFQLGDNATRPLILVGNGTGLAGLRGHLRARAAAGAGRCWLVFGERQGAFDAYYRDEIEGWLSSGVLARADLVFSRDTPQKAYVQDRLREAAADVKAWLDDGAAVYVCGSLQGMAGGVDAALTEIAGADGVARLMDGGRYRRDVY
- a CDS encoding PepSY-associated TM helix domain-containing protein, which translates into the protein MDTTNHTQRRAYWLKTLHQWHWISSALCLLGMLLFSVTGITLNHAGQIEAKPRVTTRTAELPEAERATLAAAPDAKDSPLPVDVRRWAAKALAVDVPADAAVDWSPEEAYVALPRPGGDAWLRIDRTSGEAEYELTDRGWVSYFNDLHKGRHTGTAWSWFIDIFAAAALLFSITGLFILKMHAANRPTTWPIVGLGIVIPVVLALLFIH
- a CDS encoding DUF2271 domain-containing protein is translated as MRMRYTVAMTAVMGVPSVFAADLTVKVEIPRLTVAEYHRPYTALWIEKADQSFAANLSVWYDLKMKNNEGTKWLKDMRQWWRKSGRELQMPVDGLSGATRAPGEHTLTFGGAKSPLDKLPAGEYAVVVEAAREVGGRELVRVPFTWPPTAAQSNQAKGEHELGAVSVAVKP
- a CDS encoding DUF4198 domain-containing protein, with translation MNHLISRAAAPIALALAALLPLSAQAHRGWMLPSATVLSGNDPWVTVDAAISNDLFYFEHNAMKLDGLLAFAPDGSKATPENLATGKYRSTFDLKLVQKGTYKLAMVNDGLMASWKVGGENKRARGTAESLAKEIPANAEGLSVSRNQSRLEVFVTSGKPTDTVLKPTNQGLELAPITHPNDLFAGDTASFRFLLDGKPAADVEVTVIPGGVRHRDALGEIKVRTDAEGKFSVKWPSAGFYWLSATHGAAQRPAPGAAPAGPAGTLDKPARRASYSTTLEVLPQ
- a CDS encoding FAD:protein FMN transferase, yielding MRRVLVPADIDPAGPALGGHLHLVQGRTMGTTWSVRFVGPADADLAARSRGIQAVLDAVVAEMSTWEAGSDLSRFNRAPAGHWQTLPPDCFEVLSCGLDVARRSGGACDPTAGRLVDLWGFGPEGRHDQPGFQPPTEADVRAAREASGWTRLEIGAASRRVRQPGGLSLDFSGIAKGFGVDQVARHLLRLGVRDHLVEVGGELRGAGVKPDGSPWWVDLEVPPVFAASLEATRVALHGLSVATSGDYRRHYERDGVRHAHTIDPRDGRPVRHGVVSVTVLHRDCLWADAWSTALTVLGADAGLPLADTEGLAAHWIERGADGQPVERWSRAFEDLMT